A region of Polyodon spathula isolate WHYD16114869_AA chromosome 4, ASM1765450v1, whole genome shotgun sequence DNA encodes the following proteins:
- the LOC121314931 gene encoding antizyme inhibitor 1-like, translated as MKGFVDEPNYTIDLLEEGTTLSDVIDNHIYEQALAEKNAFFVADLGNVVKKHIQWQNVMAQIKPFYTMKCNTSTALIEILAALGIGFACASKNEIALVQSFGVAPENIIYTSMCKQLSQIKYAAKNGIDILVCDNETELMKIARNHPSVKLLLHIATEARSEGEEMSMDFGSTLKNCRHLLECAKELGVEVVGVKFHISGSCKDLQAYTHAVSDARCVFEMGAEFGFNMSILDIGGGFSGAEFQLEEIYSAISPLLDVYFPPESGVSVIAEPGSYYVASSFTLAVNIIAKKVVARDQNKEFEPSPNDEPAYMYYMNDGVYGSFASKLTDNTVAVPSVHKKYSKEETVFASSLWGPSSDGLDQVVEHCLLPELNVGDWVIFDNMGANTLGEKSAFNDFQKPPVYYLISAFDWYEMQDAGITLDTTMKNFFFVPSCFHIRQEDRISAPA; from the exons ATGAAAGGATTTGTTGATGAACCAAACTACACTATTGACCTTTTGGAAGAAGGAACAACtcttagtgatgtcattgatAACCATATTTATGAGCAGGCTCTG GCTGAAAAGAATGCCTTTTTTGTGGCAGACCTTGGGAATGTAGTAAAGAAGCACATCCAGTGGCAAAATGTGATGGCCCAAATAAAACCCTTCTACACTATGAAGTGTAATACCAGCACTGCTCTTATTGAGATTCTTGCAGCTCTGGGGATTGGTTTTGCTTGTGCCAGCAAG AATGAGATTGCACTGGTGCAGAGCTTCGGTGTTGCACCTGAAAACATCATCTACACCAGCATGTGTAAGCAACTTTCCCAGATCAAGTATGCTGCGAAAAATGGCATTGACATCCTGGTCTGCGACAATGAAACGGAACTGATGAAGATTGCTCGCAATCATCCTAGTGTCAA GCTCTTGCTGCACATCGCAACTGAGGCCCGCAGCGAAGGGGAGGAGATGAGTATGGATTTTGGCTCCACACTGAAGAATTGCCGACACCTTTTGGAATGTGCAAAGGAGTTGGGAGTTGAAGTAGTGGGGGTCAA ATTTCATATTTCAGGCTCCTGCAAGGATCTGCAGGCTTATACTCATGCGGTCTCTGATGCTCGCTGTGTTTTTGAAATGGGG GCAGAGTTTGGTTTTAACATGAGCATTTTGGATATCGGTGGAGGATTCTCTGGAGCAGAGTTTCAGCTGGAAGAG ATTTACAGTGCCATCAGTCCACTACTGGATGTCTATTTCCCACCAGAATCTGGTGTGTCTGTTATTGCTGAACCTGGAAGTTACTATGTGGCTTCTTCATTTACTCTTGCAGTGAACATAATTGCCAAGAAGGTGGTTGCTAGGGATCAGAATAAGg aatttGAACCATCTCCAAATGACGAACCAGCTTATATGTATTACATGAACGATGGTGTTTATGGGTCTTTTGCTAGCAAGCTGACTGACAACACAGTTGCTGTTCCTTCAGTGCATAAG AAATACAGCAAGGAAGAAACGGTGTTTGCAAGCAGTTTGTGGGGCCCGTCCTCTGATGGTCTTGATCAAGTTGTCGAGCACTGTCTGCTGCCTGAGCTGAATGTTGGAGATTGGGTGATTTTTGACAACATGGGAGCAAACACCTTGGGAGAGAAGTCTGCTTTCAACGATTTTCAGAAGCCACCAGTTTACTATCTGATTTCAGCATTTGATTG gTACGAGATGCAGGATGCTGGAATAACTTTGGACACCACAATGAAGAACTTCTTCTTTGTGCCTTCTTGCTTTCATATTCGTCAAGAAGACCGGATTTCTGCTCCTGCTTAA